The Acinonyx jubatus isolate Ajub_Pintada_27869175 chromosome D1, VMU_Ajub_asm_v1.0, whole genome shotgun sequence genome includes a window with the following:
- the FUT4 gene encoding alpha-(1,3)-fucosyltransferase 4 yields the protein MDAWIVDSLITVEAAGHEVTVTAAVAAPQPARFRGLSRSLPPAGVAGHRRAARKEADSIFRPDARGLGTPGPPSPRVRSSALCTRPATNRVLPLEGEGARAARPKVRESWTGRGRAEARQETPGAGSAGRAGGAVEGRDGAAPGGAARAAHSALAARPAGTLREECQAREPWDSGTALSRSRAGGERQRRPEPQRQHESGRRGPTPADARRAAAAVPARAMGAPCGREAGRRFGGRRGRGFLPSASALAAAGLLCTALAAFCCWRQLPPLPWASSAPPRPVAVLLWWEPFAGRDSGARPPPDCWLRFNISGCRLLTDRAAYGEAQAVLFHHRDLVKEPRDWPPPWGAPVRGADELELRVLDDEEAVAAEALATSGLRPPGQRWVWMNFESPSHSPGLRNLAGNLFNWTLSYRADSDVFVPYGYLYPRTHPSDQPLGLAPPLARKRGLVAWVVSNWDERQARVRYYHQLSQHVSVDVFGRSGPGRPVPSIGLLHTVARYKFYLAFENSQHLDYITEKLWRNALLAGAVPVVLGPDRANYERFMPRGAFIHVDDFPSASSLAAYLLFLDRNPAVYRRYFSWRRSYAVHITSFWDEPWCRACQAVQSAGDRPKSIRNLARWFER from the exons ATGGATGCCTGGATTGTTGACTCACTGATAACAGTGGAAGCAGCT GGTCACGAGGTCACGGTCACCGCCGCCGTGGCCGCGCCGCAGCCCGCACGTTTCCGCGGCCTCTCGCGCTCCCTCCCTCCGGCAGGCGTCGCTGGCCACCGCAGGGCGGCGAGGAAGGAAGCGGACTCGATCTTCCGTCCCGACGCCCGGGGACTCGGCACCCCCGGCCCGCCTTCTCCACGAGTCCGCTCTAGCGCCCTCTGCACGCGCCCAGCGACGAACCGGGTCCTCCCTCTGGAAGGCGAAG GGGCCCGGGCGGCGCGGCCGAAGGTCCGGGAGTCCTGGACGGGGCGGGGACGGGCGGAGGCGCGGCAGGAAACGCCCGGGGCCGGCAGTGCCGGTCGGGCCGGGGGCGCGGTGGAGGGGAGGGACGGGGCGGCGCCCGGCGGGGCTGCCCGGGCCGCGCACTCGGCCCTGGCGGCGCGCCCCGCGGGGACTCTTCGGGAGGAGTGCCAGGCCCGCGAGCCTTGGGATTCCGGGACCGCCCTCTCCCGCTCCAGGGCCGGCGGCGAGCGGCAACGACGGCCAGAGCCGCAGCGGCAGCATGAGAGCGGGCGCCGCGGCCCCACGCCTGCGGACGCGCGGCGAGCGGCGGCGGCCGTGCCTGCGCGCGCCATGGGGGCGCCGTGCGGCCGGGAGGCCGGCCGGCGCTTCGGGGGGCGCCGGGGCCGGGGGTTTCTGCCGAGCGCCTCCGCGCTGGCGGCGGCCGGCCTGCTGTGCACCGCCCTGGCCGCCTTCTGCTGCTGGAGGCAGCTGCCGCCGCTGCCCTGGGCATCCTCCGCCCCGCCGCGTCCGGTGGCCGTGCTGCTGTGGTGGGAACCCTTCGCGGGGCGCGACAGCGGCGCGAGGCCGCCCCCGGACTGCTGGCTGCGCTTCAACATCAGCGGCTGCCGCCTGCTCACCGACCGTGCGGCCTATGGGGAGGCCCAGGCGGTGCTTTTCCACCACCGTGACCTCGTGAAGGAACCCCGTGACTGGCCCCCGCCCTGGGGCGCCCCGGTGCGCGGGGCAGATGAGCTGGAGTTGCGGGTGTTGGACGACGAGGAGGCGGTGGCCGCCGAAGCCCTGGCCACCTCGGGCCTCAGGCCCCCGGGCCAGCGCTGGGTGTGGATGAACTTCGAGTCGCCCTCCCACTCCCCGGGCTTGCGGAACCTGGCGGGGAACCTCTTCAACTGGACCCTCTCCTACAGGGCCGACTCGGACGTCTTCGTGCCTTACGGGTACCTCTACCCCAGGACCCATCCCAGCGACCAGCCGCTAGGCCTGGCCCCGCCGCTGGCCCGGAAACGGGGGCTGGTGGCCTGGGTGGTGAGCAACTGGGATGAGCGCCAGGCCCGGGTCCGGTACtaccaccagctgagccagcatGTGTCGGTGGACGTGTTCGGCAGGAGCGGGCCTGGCCGGCCGGTGCCCAGCATTGGCCTTCTGCACACAGTGGCCCGCTACAAGTTCTACCTGGCCTTTGAGAACTCGCAGCACCTGGATTACATCACCGAGAAGCTCTGGCGCAACGCGTTGCTGGCCGGGGCCGTGCCCGTGGTGCTGGGCCCCGACCGTGCCAATTATGAACGCTTCATGCCCCGCGGTGCCTTCATCCACGTAGACGACTTCCCTAGTGCCTCCTCCCTGGCTGCCTACCTGCTCTTCCTCGACCGAAACCCAGCAGTCTACCGTCGCTACTTCAGCTGGCGCAGGAGCTACGCCGTGCACATCACCTCCTTCTGGGACGAGCCTTGGTGCCGGGCCTGCCAGGCTGTGCAGAGCGCTGGGGACCGGCCCAAGAGCATACGCAATTTGGCTCGCTGGTTTGAGCGGTGA